TCAGCCGCTTTATAATATCCGATTTTGGTATTTAAAGCTGTAACAAGCATCAGCGAATTGTCTACCAGTTCTTTGATGCGCGTATAATTCGGTTCGATTCCCTGGGCGCAATGCGCATCGAATGACACGCAGGCATCTCCTAAAAGCCTGGCCGACTGCAGGAAATTTGCCGCCATGACCGGTTTGAAAACATTCAGTTCATAATGGCCTTGCATACCACCGACCGAAATCGCCACGTCATTGCCCATTACCTGTGCGCAGACCATGGTAAGAGCCTCACATTGCGTGGGGTTTACTTTTCCGGGCATGATAGACGAGCCGGGTTCATTTTCAGGAATCAGTATTTCGCCGATGCCCGAACGTGGCCCTGAAGCCAGCATCCGTACATCATTCGCTATCTTATTGAGTGACACTGCGAGTTGTTTCAGTGCGCCATGTGCTTCCACAATGGCATCATGTGAAGCCAATGCCTCGAACTTATTCGGCGCTGTAACAAAAGGATGTCCGGTGAATTCAGCGATGTACTGCGCGACTTTCACGTCGTAACCTTCAGGCGTGTTGAGCCCTGTACCCACGGCGGTGCCTCCTAAAGCGAGTTCTGACAAGTGGGAAAGCGTATTCTTTAGCGCTTTCAGTCCGTAGCCCAGCTGCGCAGCATAACCTGAAATTTCCTGGCCGAGGGTAAGCGGTGTGGCATCCATGAGGTGGGTGCGTCCAATTTTAACGACATTCATGAACTCTTTCGCCTTAGCATCCAATGTGGCTTTGAGTTTCTCTACACCCGGGATCGTGATTTCGACTGCGGCCTTATACGCTGCGATGTGCATGCCGGTAGGGAAGGTGTCGTTTGACGACTGCGATTTGTTGACGTCGTCATTGGCTTTTACGACCGCTTCGCCTTCACCAATCCTAAAACCCGCCAAAACTTGCGCGCGGTTCGCAATGACCTCGTTCACGTTCATGTTGCTTTGCGTCCCGGAACCGGTTTGCCAGATTACAAGCGGAAACTGGTCATCGAGTTTGCCTTCAAGGATTTCATCACAAACCTGTCCGATGGCGTCGCGCTTTTCTTTTGACAGGACCCCGAGATCGTGATTTGCGTAAGCTGCAGCTTTTTTGAGGTAGGCGAATCCGCGAACGATCTCGAGAGGCATTGACGCTGAAGCGCCGATCTTGAAATTATTCCTGGAACGTTCGGTTTGCGCGCCCCAGTATTTATCGGCAGGCACTTTAACCTCACCCATAGTGTCTTTCTCTATTCTGTAGTCCATTTTATATAAATTACAATGTTGCAAAATTTCGGAGCTCAGGGTTTCCCGTTGCGCCGGAAGCCTAGCCCTGATGGAAGCGGCATCCTTTTTTAGCGGTTGGCGGTACTTCTTTCTACAGCCGATTCGCGATTACCGCTAAAAAAGATACAGCGGACAGCAGGAAAAAGCTCCTGAAAAGCCTCGCCAAATTTAGCCATTAAAGCCGTTTTAAAAAAATATTTATCCTGTTTTATTGGCGCGTAAACATTAATCATTTACCTTTGGCATGAATTCATAAATTCCGGAAAACATGTTTGAATTTCAACAGTATTTAGGCTTTTTAGCATTCTTAACCGTCCTGACAATCGGCTTCTGGCTGATGATGTTCCTGATCAGCTTTGTATTTTACTGGGTTGGCGGTGCATTGTATGAGATGGCAAAGGAAAAAAAGGCCGCTAAGAGATTGGGGCGCGCTTAATGGCGTTTGTTTCAATAAAAAAGGTCCGCATTGCGGACCTTTTTTTGTTGGTATCTATTTATTTTCTGACCACCTTGAAAGAGGTCGAAGTCTGCGCAAACTGCAGTTTACAAACATAAGTACCTGCGGCGTAAGACGACAAGTCCATTTTGGCATCAAATTGTTTGGCGCGGATCTCATCCAGCAATTTGCCGTCGAGGCTGTAAACGGCTATAGATTGAATCTCATTTTTGGACTGGATGCTAAGGATGCCCGTAGTCGGGTTCGGGAAATAGGAGTAATCGATCAGACCATTTTCGGGCGTATTGAGATTCAGGCAGCTGAATGCACCCTGCCAGCCCGCGAGCGTGGTATTGGTATCGGCTTCAAACTGGAACGTCAATGCGCCGCTGGCATCGGTTGATTCAAACGGTCCCACCACGTCAAATCCCGTAATCGAGGCCAGTACAGGTGATTCAACATTGGGCCCGTTGAAAATATACAGGTAGTCCCAGCCGTCTTCAATTGCAATGCTGTCGAACGTCACCTTAATTTTGTCGTTTGGATTGGTCGGAAACACTGTCCTGACCCAATCCTCGTAATTAGAATAATTGTTGTCGGGCCCGCCGGAATCGGTGAAAGGTTGTCCGGCGCAGAAGTCAGCTGCCGTCGTGAAATAGTAACATTTTGGTGCGGCCTCAAGTCCGGACGGACAGGTGCTTCTTACGCAAACCGTGTACGAGGTGTTGGGTAGAAGACCGGTAATCATGTAAGGATTCGAAGTGATTGGCGTCCAGTTTACGGATTCATAGGGATAGGTGCTTAGCGCCATTTCCCAGCTTGAATTCGTCACATCGGCGTCAGTCCATGAGGCCATTGCAGCTGTGTAGCTGACGTTGGTTACCTCGAGATTATAAACCTGTGAAATGCAGGTATCGATGCAGTCGCTGCTCAGACAGCCTGAATTGTTTACATTCTGAAGGATTCTTGCAGCAGGCTGCGGTCCGAAACCGTTGGCGAAGTTTATGCCGACGCCGTCAACGAGGTGGCAATAACTCATAATCGTACCGCCCACCTCCGGCAGCGGTACTTCGCCGACAGGACAATTGCCTTCTGCATAGGCCGGATTTGCCGTGGTGGCGCAGCCATCAATTGCGGTGAAATCGCCGTTCCAATAACAGCCGTGTGTGTGCGGCGATCCCAAAAGGTGGCCGAGCTCATGCGTGATCACCTCTATGGTCCAGGACATTACGGGTACGGTGTTGAAATCGAAATATACGTCGGAATAACTGTAATTATTGTCTGAGCACAAACCATCAATTACGGCGGCGACACCACCGAGTCCGCTGTCAATGCCCACCAATTGCCCGACATCACCATTAAAAACCGGCCTTTGTGCGTGAAACTGCTGCAGGTATTGCCACGAAGCATCGCCCTGGTATGGGTCGGGTGTGGTCCATACATAAACTGATTTTATCGCCACGCTGATCCCATCGTTGTTATATAAAGTCTGGACATTGTTGAATGCTGAGGCCATCCAGACATTGGTTTGGGCCACGTCACTGCCGTTGGCCAGAAACATGTCATAGTCTATTTCAAAATATACGCTTACGCAGCGATTCGACAACGCAGACCTTTGTTGCGGCTCGCCGGAGTTCGCAGCAGACTTTTCGTCGACAGCACACGTAAAACTGTTGTCAATCTTAAGCTTTGCATCGGAATAGATGATATAATCCAAAGCGTTGCCCT
The nucleotide sequence above comes from Flavobacterium magnum. Encoded proteins:
- the fumC gene encoding class II fumarate hydratase, translating into MDYRIEKDTMGEVKVPADKYWGAQTERSRNNFKIGASASMPLEIVRGFAYLKKAAAYANHDLGVLSKEKRDAIGQVCDEILEGKLDDQFPLVIWQTGSGTQSNMNVNEVIANRAQVLAGFRIGEGEAVVKANDDVNKSQSSNDTFPTGMHIAAYKAAVEITIPGVEKLKATLDAKAKEFMNVVKIGRTHLMDATPLTLGQEISGYAAQLGYGLKALKNTLSHLSELALGGTAVGTGLNTPEGYDVKVAQYIAEFTGHPFVTAPNKFEALASHDAIVEAHGALKQLAVSLNKIANDVRMLASGPRSGIGEILIPENEPGSSIMPGKVNPTQCEALTMVCAQVMGNDVAISVGGMQGHYELNVFKPVMAANFLQSARLLGDACVSFDAHCAQGIEPNYTRIKELVDNSLMLVTALNTKIGYYKAAEIAQTAHKNGTTLKDEAVRLGYVSAEDFDAWVKPEDMVGSLK
- a CDS encoding M12 family metallo-peptidase gives rise to the protein MKKTLLLLLTGFSVFSQTGKVAERILELDKQRVSFTHYQPFTVNPNPVSNEYEKTVDNAVIATLDQSVANKIFTENKDYITLDVPYNNKIITLSLYKAEVLAEGFELRTSGAPEVKQPVETGHFYRGIIKGDSHSLVSFNFFNGQMNGIISGREFRNLVVNRLNIKGNALDYIIYSDAKLKIDNSFTCAVDEKSAANSGEPQQRSALSNRCVSVYFEIDYDMFLANGSDVAQTNVWMASAFNNVQTLYNNDGISVAIKSVYVWTTPDPYQGDASWQYLQQFHAQRPVFNGDVGQLVGIDSGLGGVAAVIDGLCSDNNYSYSDVYFDFNTVPVMSWTIEVITHELGHLLGSPHTHGCYWNGDFTAIDGCATTANPAYAEGNCPVGEVPLPEVGGTIMSYCHLVDGVGINFANGFGPQPAARILQNVNNSGCLSSDCIDTCISQVYNLEVTNVSYTAAMASWTDADVTNSSWEMALSTYPYESVNWTPITSNPYMITGLLPNTSYTVCVRSTCPSGLEAAPKCYYFTTAADFCAGQPFTDSGGPDNNYSNYEDWVRTVFPTNPNDKIKVTFDSIAIEDGWDYLYIFNGPNVESPVLASITGFDVVGPFESTDASGALTFQFEADTNTTLAGWQGAFSCLNLNTPENGLIDYSYFPNPTTGILSIQSKNEIQSIAVYSLDGKLLDEIRAKQFDAKMDLSSYAAGTYVCKLQFAQTSTSFKVVRK